The following proteins are co-located in the Roseovarius arcticus genome:
- a CDS encoding KpsF/GutQ family sugar-phosphate isomerase — MTQSPARPASTDASDILRSATRVLTIEAEALAHMAAHLPADFAPAVECLMGCTGRVIVAGIGKSGHIGRKIAATLASTGTPSHFVHVAEASHGDLGMLGANDVCVLISNSGETAEMHDMIYHTQRFSIPLIGISSHEGSTLMRAADYRLTLPNRPEACPIGLAPTTSTTLALALGDALAVALMERRGVSAADFGVFHPGGKLGAQLRRVSDLMHGGGDMPCVDASAPMSDVLLEMTSHNLGMAVVMSDGRIAGVITDGDLRRNMVGLMDRHAADVANPNPLTVAPDCFASEALAILNARKVNVLLVAGADARPLGVLHIHDLLRAGVM; from the coding sequence ATGACCCAGTCCCCGGCGCGCCCCGCAAGCACTGACGCCTCCGACATCCTGCGCAGCGCGACCCGCGTGTTGACGATCGAGGCCGAGGCGCTTGCGCATATGGCCGCGCACCTGCCTGCTGATTTTGCGCCCGCCGTAGAATGCTTGATGGGCTGCACGGGCCGGGTGATCGTCGCCGGCATCGGCAAGTCCGGCCATATCGGGCGCAAGATAGCGGCGACGCTGGCCTCCACCGGTACGCCGTCGCATTTCGTTCACGTCGCCGAGGCCAGCCATGGTGATCTGGGGATGCTCGGCGCGAATGATGTGTGCGTGCTGATCTCGAACTCGGGCGAGACCGCGGAAATGCATGACATGATCTATCACACGCAGCGGTTCTCAATCCCGCTGATCGGCATTTCATCGCATGAGGGCAGCACATTGATGCGCGCCGCCGATTACCGTTTGACCCTGCCGAACCGGCCCGAGGCGTGCCCGATAGGCTTGGCCCCGACCACCTCGACCACGCTGGCACTGGCGCTGGGTGATGCGCTTGCCGTCGCGTTGATGGAGCGGCGCGGCGTGTCCGCCGCCGATTTCGGTGTGTTTCATCCGGGTGGCAAACTGGGCGCGCAATTGCGCCGCGTCAGCGATCTGATGCATGGCGGCGGCGACATGCCCTGCGTCGATGCAAGCGCCCCGATGAGCGACGTCCTGCTGGAAATGACTTCGCATAATCTGGGCATGGCTGTTGTTATGTCAGACGGCCGCATTGCCGGTGTTATCACCGACGGTGACCTCCGCCGAAACATGGTGGGCCTGATGGACCGCCATGCAGCCGATGTCGCCAACCCTAATCCGCTGACCGTCGCGCCCGATTGCTTTGCCTCCGAGGCGCTGGCGATCTTGAATGCGCGCAAGGTCAACGTGCTGTTGGTCGCGGGCGCGGATGCGAGGCCGCTGGGCGTGCT
- a CDS encoding 3-deoxy-manno-octulosonate cytidylyltransferase yields the protein MKTVIFIPARYASTRYPGKPLVELRQKDGTAKSLIQMSWEAASAIEGVDAVYVATDDTRIAEHSRSFGADVVMTSDACENGTARCADALAQLEETPDLVVNFQGDAPLTPPWFVEKLMAAMAVDKTVQMATPVLRCDRQTYDNFVEDRKEGRVGGTTAVFDQHMNALYFSKEVIPYIAPGKLPQPIPVFHHVGVYAYRPDALMHYVETPASTLEELEGLEQLRFLSAGISVRCVEVDARGRVFWELNNPGDVARIEAALEAQ from the coding sequence ATGAAGACGGTCATTTTCATCCCCGCGCGGTACGCGTCGACGCGGTATCCCGGCAAACCGCTGGTAGAGCTGCGCCAAAAGGACGGCACCGCCAAGTCGCTGATCCAAATGAGCTGGGAGGCCGCCAGCGCCATTGAGGGGGTTGATGCCGTCTATGTCGCCACTGACGACACGCGAATCGCGGAGCATTCTCGCAGCTTCGGCGCCGACGTGGTGATGACATCGGATGCTTGCGAGAATGGCACCGCCCGCTGCGCTGATGCGCTGGCGCAACTGGAGGAGACGCCCGATCTGGTCGTCAACTTTCAGGGTGACGCGCCGCTAACGCCGCCGTGGTTCGTGGAAAAATTGATGGCAGCGATGGCGGTGGACAAGACAGTCCAGATGGCAACGCCCGTATTGCGCTGCGACCGCCAGACCTATGACAATTTCGTCGAAGACCGCAAAGAGGGCCGCGTTGGCGGCACGACCGCCGTTTTCGACCAGCACATGAACGCGCTTTATTTCTCAAAGGAAGTAATCCCCTACATCGCCCCCGGCAAACTGCCCCAGCCGATCCCGGTGTTTCACCATGTCGGCGTCTATGCCTACCGCCCGGACGCGCTGATGCACTACGTAGAGACGCCCGCGAGCACGCTGGAGGAGTTGGAGGGACTGGAGCAGCTACGCTTTTTATCCGCAGGCATCTCGGTGCGCTGCGTGGAGGTGGATGCGCGCGGGCGCGTGTTCTGGGAGTTGAACAATCCCGGCGACGTCGCCCGGATTGAGGCAGCATTGGAGGCGCAATGA